One window from the genome of Rhodococcus sp. ABRD24 encodes:
- a CDS encoding ABC transporter permease: protein MSVLNAERIKLTSTKSPMWCSLIAVVVSIGFAAIMGAAYKSLVSSGDNSMGEFTVAYTQAGAAQFGAMLVMIMSALAVTTEYRFGVIRTTFQAIPNRTQVIGGKALLLAAVAAVLGLVIALASFFVAQAISGESLSIGSGSNARELFGIPIYYALLAVLAVGVGTLIRQSAGAISLLLLWPLVIESLATMIPKVGKYIVEFGPFNNVSYFLGQGSDADFHWGPWGALAYFAAFVAVVFGASLVVVKNRDA, encoded by the coding sequence ATGAGCGTGTTGAATGCAGAACGTATCAAGTTGACGTCCACCAAGTCGCCGATGTGGTGCTCGCTGATCGCGGTCGTCGTCAGCATCGGATTCGCGGCCATCATGGGTGCGGCGTACAAGTCGCTGGTGTCGTCGGGCGACAATTCGATGGGCGAGTTCACGGTCGCCTACACCCAGGCCGGCGCGGCGCAGTTCGGCGCCATGCTGGTGATGATCATGTCGGCGCTGGCCGTCACCACGGAGTACCGGTTCGGCGTCATCCGCACGACCTTCCAGGCGATCCCCAACCGGACCCAGGTGATCGGGGGCAAGGCGCTGCTGCTGGCAGCCGTCGCCGCCGTGCTCGGTCTCGTGATCGCGCTCGCCTCGTTCTTCGTAGCGCAGGCGATTTCGGGGGAGTCGCTGTCCATCGGATCGGGCAGCAACGCCCGTGAGCTGTTCGGCATCCCGATCTACTACGCCCTCCTGGCCGTGCTCGCGGTCGGTGTGGGCACGCTGATCCGTCAGTCGGCGGGTGCGATCTCGCTGCTGCTGCTGTGGCCGCTGGTGATCGAGAGCCTCGCGACGATGATTCCCAAGGTGGGCAAGTACATCGTCGAATTCGGCCCGTTCAACAACGTCAGCTACTTCCTGGGCCAGGGTTCCGACGCGGATTTCCACTGGGGCCCGTGGGGTGCGCTGGCGTACTTCGCAGCGTTCGTCGCGGTCGTGTTCGGCGCCAGCCTCGTCGTGGTGAAGAACCGCGACGCCTGA
- a CDS encoding ATP-binding cassette domain-containing protein, producing MIEVSGLTKAYGSTKAVDNLTFSVKPGIVTGFLGPNGAGKSTTMRMILGLDTPTAGTALIEGVPYQQLKQPLRTVGALLDAKWVHPNRSAKAHLQWMAAANSLPASRVDEVLRLVGLSEVAGKKAGGFSLGMSQRLGLAGALLGDPKVLLFDEPVNGLDPEGIVWIRKFMQSLAAEGRTVLVSSHLLSEMSLTAEHLIVIGRGRLIADTSVKDFVDRSSESSVRVRSPQLDALRSVLTGQGFAVREDAGVDHQPALLVSGAVTDDIGALAGANGIVLHELASQRGSLEEAFMKLTGDDVQYHAQVAGVPVDGAQNMGGALR from the coding sequence ATGATTGAAGTGAGCGGACTGACGAAGGCCTACGGGTCGACGAAAGCGGTGGACAATCTCACGTTCTCCGTGAAGCCGGGCATCGTCACCGGCTTCCTCGGCCCGAACGGTGCCGGTAAGTCGACGACGATGCGGATGATTCTCGGACTGGATACGCCGACGGCGGGTACCGCGCTGATCGAGGGGGTGCCGTACCAGCAGCTCAAGCAGCCACTTCGCACGGTCGGTGCGCTGTTGGACGCGAAGTGGGTGCACCCCAACCGGTCGGCGAAGGCGCATCTGCAGTGGATGGCGGCGGCCAACTCGCTGCCTGCATCACGTGTGGACGAGGTGCTGCGGTTGGTGGGTTTGAGCGAGGTTGCGGGTAAGAAGGCGGGTGGGTTCTCGCTGGGTATGTCGCAGCGGCTGGGTCTGGCCGGTGCGTTGCTGGGCGATCCGAAGGTGTTGCTGTTCGACGAGCCGGTCAACGGTCTCGATCCCGAGGGCATCGTGTGGATCCGCAAGTTCATGCAGAGCCTCGCGGCGGAGGGCCGTACCGTGCTGGTGTCGAGTCATCTGTTGTCGGAGATGTCGCTCACCGCAGAGCATCTGATCGTGATCGGGCGTGGTCGGTTGATCGCGGACACGAGCGTCAAGGACTTCGTCGACCGTTCGTCGGAGTCGTCGGTGCGGGTGCGTAGCCCCCAGCTCGACGCGTTGCGCAGTGTCCTGACCGGGCAGGGTTTCGCGGTCCGCGAGGATGCGGGTGTCGATCATCAGCCGGCGTTGCTGGTCTCGGGTGCGGTGACCGACGACATCGGTGCGCTCGCCGGTGCCAACGGAATCGTCCTGCACGAGTTGGCGTCTCAGCGTGGTTCGCTCGAGGAAGCGTTCATGAAGCTCACCGGTGACGATGTGCAGTATCACGCGCAGGTCGCCGGAGTGCCCGTCGACGGTGCGCAGAACATGGGAGGTGCGCTCCGATGA
- a CDS encoding GNAT family N-acetyltransferase encodes MMTVQLENLNRDNWEEVAELAVADGQAGLIASNLYSIAESRFLPDFLTKAVVFEGDIVGFVMYGPDPDDGHVWLYRLMIDHRFQHRGLGRAALHEVVRDAREHLGAHVLRLGVAPENVVAKSLYESFGFRPTGLFIGGEDILQVPTATS; translated from the coding sequence ATGATGACAGTGCAACTCGAGAATCTGAATCGAGACAACTGGGAAGAGGTGGCTGAACTTGCCGTCGCTGACGGGCAGGCCGGGTTGATTGCCTCGAACCTGTACTCGATTGCCGAGAGCCGGTTTCTTCCTGACTTCTTGACCAAGGCGGTGGTATTCGAAGGCGACATAGTTGGTTTCGTCATGTACGGTCCGGATCCTGATGATGGCCATGTTTGGCTCTATCGACTGATGATCGACCACCGCTTCCAGCATCGAGGACTGGGCCGGGCGGCACTTCACGAAGTCGTCCGTGACGCCCGCGAGCACCTCGGGGCGCACGTTCTACGGCTGGGGGTCGCCCCCGAGAATGTCGTTGCCAAGTCGCTGTATGAGTCCTTCGGATTCCGGCCTACCGGCCTGTTCATCGGCGGCGAAGACATCCTGCAGGTCCCGACCGCGACCAGTTAG
- a CDS encoding extracellular solute-binding protein, with product MVKRSVLAVGVAALAGALTLVGCSSGGGEASADSILVYSPQGEGPRGEYIASHAKDALGLDVSFVSGGGGELTERLLAEKNNSQADVVLGLGEAQLNQVETAGVLADYSPAWRDLVPDAFDSGTESFTLFSQTPIVMAYNAAALGEEQAPRKWEDLAEERFANKFVFPSVTSQTGQAAVAGILWPYTDRESGEVSDVGWEMLTRILKNAVPVASGQKFDWNWVVSGEQPVVVNWLGGIETGAKDNGLDLRVVDAEGGSPFVSTGIGLVAGSDRTDAAKRFIDWFGSAEVQADFVKTTRSDTPVNPQALAQLPEAAAALTEIGKQDIDWGVVAPRMSSWLERIQLDILGG from the coding sequence ATGGTTAAACGGTCGGTGTTGGCGGTGGGTGTAGCTGCCTTGGCGGGTGCACTCACCCTCGTTGGGTGTTCGTCGGGTGGTGGAGAAGCGAGCGCGGATTCGATCCTGGTCTATTCGCCTCAGGGCGAGGGGCCACGAGGTGAGTACATCGCCTCCCATGCGAAAGATGCTCTGGGTCTAGATGTTTCGTTTGTCTCCGGTGGTGGTGGTGAGTTGACCGAGCGACTCCTTGCCGAAAAGAACAATTCCCAGGCCGATGTCGTTCTCGGGCTCGGAGAGGCGCAGCTGAACCAGGTGGAGACTGCCGGTGTGCTCGCCGACTACTCGCCCGCATGGAGGGACCTGGTACCGGATGCCTTCGATTCGGGCACAGAGTCCTTCACACTCTTCTCGCAAACTCCGATCGTGATGGCGTACAACGCGGCAGCTCTCGGCGAGGAGCAGGCGCCGCGGAAGTGGGAGGATCTGGCGGAGGAGCGGTTCGCGAACAAGTTCGTGTTCCCGAGCGTGACGAGTCAGACCGGACAGGCGGCGGTCGCGGGGATCCTGTGGCCCTACACCGACCGTGAGTCGGGTGAGGTCTCGGACGTGGGCTGGGAGATGCTGACCCGGATTCTGAAGAATGCGGTTCCGGTCGCGTCGGGCCAGAAGTTCGATTGGAACTGGGTCGTCTCCGGAGAGCAGCCGGTTGTCGTGAACTGGCTCGGCGGCATCGAGACTGGTGCGAAGGACAACGGGTTGGATCTGCGGGTGGTCGATGCAGAGGGCGGTTCCCCCTTCGTGTCGACCGGAATCGGTCTGGTGGCGGGCAGTGATCGCACAGATGCGGCGAAGCGCTTCATCGATTGGTTCGGGTCGGCCGAGGTCCAGGCGGACTTCGTGAAGACAACCCGCAGCGATACCCCGGTGAATCCGCAGGCGTTGGCGCAGCTGCCCGAAGCCGCAGCGGCACTGACGGAGATCGGCAAGCAAGACATCGACTGGGGCGTCGTGGCACCACGGATGTCGTCGTGGCTCGAGCGGATCCAGCTCGACATTCTCGGCGGCTGA
- a CDS encoding ABC transporter ATP-binding protein produces the protein MIGIKGVRVRYGDKTVVPHLDLEVGSGEFVALLGPSGCGKSTLLRALGGFVPISSGSIVVDGRDVTKVEPERRGIGFVFQSYALFPHLTVAQNVQFGLKVHRLPKTEVVARTTEVLELTGLDTFANATPSELSGGQQQRVAIARVLATKPSVMLMDEPLSNLDARLRVTLRDEIKRLHRELGVTTVYVTHDQEEALALADRVAVMNAGRIEQIGSPQEVYHSPVNRYVGEFVGSIDVLESRTRSLFGVVRGGDLALRPERLRLADGAGLECVASGTVTDAAFLGSTTRYRVEVGGQALTMLAGSDRNTVLHVGDEVRCGFDLPDLIELSA, from the coding sequence ATGATCGGTATCAAGGGTGTACGGGTTCGATACGGCGACAAGACGGTTGTTCCTCACCTGGATCTCGAGGTCGGTAGTGGCGAGTTCGTGGCGCTGCTGGGACCGTCCGGGTGTGGCAAGTCGACACTGCTTCGGGCACTCGGAGGATTCGTCCCGATCTCGTCCGGTTCCATAGTCGTCGACGGCCGCGATGTCACGAAGGTCGAACCCGAGCGTCGCGGAATCGGCTTCGTGTTCCAAAGCTACGCACTGTTTCCACACCTGACAGTGGCACAGAACGTGCAGTTCGGATTGAAGGTGCACCGCCTGCCCAAAACGGAGGTTGTCGCTCGAACCACGGAAGTCCTGGAGCTGACGGGGCTGGACACGTTCGCGAACGCGACGCCGAGTGAGCTGTCGGGCGGTCAACAGCAGCGGGTCGCGATCGCCAGGGTCCTGGCGACGAAGCCGTCGGTGATGCTGATGGACGAGCCGCTGTCGAATCTCGATGCACGGCTGCGGGTTACGCTGCGCGACGAGATCAAGCGACTGCACCGGGAGCTGGGCGTCACGACCGTGTACGTCACCCACGACCAGGAAGAGGCATTGGCGCTCGCCGATCGGGTGGCGGTGATGAATGCGGGCCGGATCGAGCAGATCGGCAGCCCGCAGGAGGTCTATCATTCGCCGGTCAACCGTTATGTCGGCGAGTTCGTGGGTTCGATCGACGTTCTCGAATCCCGGACCAGATCGCTGTTCGGCGTGGTCCGCGGTGGTGACCTTGCGCTTCGTCCCGAGCGATTGCGGCTGGCCGACGGCGCGGGACTCGAATGTGTCGCCAGCGGCACCGTCACCGATGCAGCCTTCCTCGGCTCGACGACGCGTTATCGAGTCGAGGTCGGCGGCCAGGCGTTGACGATGCTCGCCGGCTCGGACCGGAACACGGTTCTGCACGTCGGCGATGAAGTGCGGTGCGGCTTCGACCTGCCCGATCTGATCGAGCTGTCCGCATGA
- a CDS encoding iron ABC transporter permease, giving the protein MTEMTEMTGTTATARPGGLSRRVKRLLVAATVAAFGWFVITFLFFPNLSVIDAVLRSGHGSVGQVASRLMESGRVVGAIRDTLVIAVISTVTANVVGIAQVFFLEAFAIRGKGLLTVAYAVPLVFGSIAAVTGYAMVYGENGLITRTLQTVIPSIPDDWFSGMGAVIFVHTFTMTGYHFLFLRPAIRRVDFSMVEAARSLGMKPLPALFRVVLPVLKPTILASVLMAFISTLTSFAAPTILGGPELTMIAPMIQALAGLGRMDMAALLGLLLGAATTVLLVWALRQERRSSAMMTSKTPRPFEPMRLRGRGAKFLAYACAYLLAIVNLAPLVVTALLSLAPVEAIRRGELSPELTVEHYVRMLTSTTAYEPLVNSLTLAAIAIPLALVIGTVAAHLSYRSRRRFVGDAIQLTMFLPYFLPGILVALGFLIAFGSGSALVGGQVLVGTYWILPLAYTVLLLPVVSRFVTATYAGLDPSLEDAARSLGASPSRRFLTVILPALTPVLLQVAALGFNDTLSEYTVSVMLYNINNKPLGVTLGTLAAEQDPNLVGLTTAYVVIITALSVVVVLFADRMALRASRRGVGRR; this is encoded by the coding sequence ATGACCGAGATGACCGAGATGACGGGGACGACAGCGACGGCGCGGCCCGGCGGTCTCTCCCGGCGTGTGAAACGACTGTTGGTTGCCGCCACGGTAGCCGCGTTCGGGTGGTTCGTCATCACTTTTCTGTTCTTTCCGAATCTCAGCGTGATCGACGCGGTACTGCGCTCGGGCCACGGCTCAGTCGGACAGGTTGCGTCGAGGTTGATGGAATCGGGCCGGGTCGTAGGTGCAATCCGCGACACGCTGGTGATCGCGGTGATCTCGACCGTCACCGCAAACGTGGTCGGAATCGCGCAGGTGTTCTTCCTCGAAGCGTTCGCGATTCGTGGAAAGGGTCTTCTCACAGTCGCGTACGCGGTGCCGCTGGTGTTCGGATCCATCGCGGCGGTAACCGGGTACGCAATGGTCTACGGCGAGAATGGGCTCATTACCCGGACCCTGCAGACGGTGATCCCGAGTATTCCCGATGACTGGTTCTCCGGTATGGGAGCGGTGATCTTCGTGCACACCTTCACCATGACCGGGTACCACTTCCTGTTCCTGCGGCCCGCGATCCGGCGTGTCGACTTCTCGATGGTCGAGGCGGCCCGGTCGCTGGGAATGAAGCCGCTCCCGGCGCTCTTCCGGGTGGTCCTTCCGGTACTGAAGCCGACGATCCTGGCGTCGGTGCTGATGGCCTTCATTTCGACCCTCACATCGTTCGCCGCGCCGACGATCCTCGGTGGACCCGAGCTGACCATGATCGCCCCGATGATCCAGGCCCTGGCGGGGCTGGGGCGCATGGATATGGCCGCGCTGCTCGGATTGCTCCTGGGTGCGGCGACGACGGTCCTGCTGGTTTGGGCGCTGCGCCAAGAACGTCGCAGCAGTGCCATGATGACGAGCAAGACGCCGCGGCCGTTCGAGCCGATGCGGCTACGCGGCCGGGGAGCGAAGTTCCTCGCCTACGCGTGTGCGTACCTGTTGGCGATCGTCAACCTGGCTCCGCTGGTCGTGACGGCGCTGCTGTCGCTCGCACCGGTGGAGGCCATCCGTCGCGGCGAGCTCAGTCCAGAACTTACGGTCGAGCATTACGTTCGTATGCTGACGAGCACGACTGCGTATGAGCCGCTGGTCAATTCGCTCACTCTTGCCGCAATCGCGATCCCGTTGGCGCTTGTCATCGGAACCGTCGCTGCGCACCTCTCGTATCGGTCACGGCGAAGGTTCGTCGGTGATGCCATCCAGCTCACGATGTTCCTGCCGTACTTTCTGCCCGGAATCCTTGTTGCGCTGGGTTTTCTCATCGCGTTCGGTTCGGGGAGCGCACTTGTGGGTGGACAGGTCCTGGTCGGCACGTATTGGATTCTGCCGCTGGCGTACACCGTGCTGCTTCTCCCTGTGGTGTCGCGCTTCGTCACCGCAACCTACGCCGGTCTCGATCCCTCTCTCGAAGACGCGGCGCGGTCGCTCGGGGCGAGCCCGTCGAGAAGATTTCTGACGGTGATCCTGCCGGCATTGACGCCAGTACTCCTACAGGTCGCAGCGCTAGGGTTCAACGACACCCTCTCCGAGTACACCGTCTCGGTGATGCTCTACAACATCAACAACAAACCACTCGGTGTCACGCTCGGAACGCTGGCCGCCGAACAGGACCCGAACCTGGTCGGCCTGACCACCGCGTATGTCGTCATCATCACGGCGCTATCGGTTGTGGTCGTGCTGTTCGCCGACCGCATGGCACTGCGGGCATCGCGCCGTGGAGTCGGAAGACGATGA
- a CDS encoding endonuclease/exonuclease/phosphatase family protein — translation MSTLRVVTWNVLHTNRDQRLRLLATTVAPHRPDVVLLQESSIRHAEDLASELGMRVAAVPDDSVGLVSVPAVLSVQEPSEVRVDRLSGDEGRNYYLTTAVIQMDSVRIRIGSTHLRHTPSAWQMTEAGRKFAAESDIRIDSNTIEATVEVRLRQLAEIDDLLHRTMKPVDHEILGGDFNLVPGSREYRAIIGGSLRDSWNDATALTPQATVLARNPLVGDTPPRLRSAGSAARMLDYTLDYQFHSSGMEVDRTETIGEPTDGGTWPSDHLGLVVDYTPADRRTPGSGHG, via the coding sequence ATGAGCACGCTGCGCGTGGTGACTTGGAATGTCCTGCATACGAACCGGGATCAGCGGCTCAGGCTGCTGGCGACGACCGTTGCGCCCCATCGACCGGATGTCGTCCTCCTGCAGGAATCGAGTATTCGGCACGCCGAGGACCTCGCGTCCGAGCTGGGCATGCGCGTCGCTGCTGTCCCGGACGACTCCGTCGGCCTCGTCAGTGTTCCCGCGGTGCTGTCCGTGCAGGAGCCGTCGGAGGTCCGCGTCGACCGACTCTCCGGGGACGAGGGCCGCAACTACTACCTCACCACTGCGGTGATCCAGATGGACTCCGTTCGGATCCGAATCGGCTCGACTCATCTTCGGCACACGCCGTCGGCGTGGCAGATGACCGAGGCCGGCAGAAAGTTCGCGGCAGAATCGGACATCCGAATCGATTCCAACACAATCGAAGCCACCGTCGAAGTGCGTCTCCGGCAACTGGCCGAGATCGACGATCTTCTCCACCGGACGATGAAGCCGGTGGACCACGAGATTCTGGGAGGAGACTTCAACCTCGTTCCCGGTAGCCGTGAGTACCGAGCGATCATCGGCGGCAGTCTTCGGGACAGCTGGAACGACGCCACCGCCCTCACACCTCAGGCGACGGTGCTCGCCAGGAATCCGCTGGTCGGCGATACACCACCACGCCTTCGTTCGGCCGGCTCGGCAGCGCGGATGCTCGATTACACCCTCGACTATCAATTCCATTCGTCCGGAATGGAGGTCGATCGGACCGAGACGATCGGCGAACCGACGGATGGAGGCACCTGGCCGAGTGACCATCTCGGACTGGTCGTCGACTACACGCCGGCCGACCGACGCACGCCGGGCTCCGGACATGGCTGA
- a CDS encoding LacI family DNA-binding transcriptional regulator: MADRITIADVAAAAGVSKSAASRALLAQPGVSDDAKQHIEAVAARLGYVKDIRAQALKAKNTNIVGVFVRSVRLSFYGEMIAHLQEHLEEAGFALAVGTASAGTTTADALAGLLGLRPEALVIASGRIPEPQIVPVARRLPTVLMGRSSAAPSIGSVCDDGRGAEVLAGLITHAGHRVVGVLHVAAEHSTTLYQRSTRMQRALAAAGVDTVTIPRAADGDHPDPGALARCLDHVSVIMCPNDPTLLSTWEQLTALGIRVPEDIALTGYDGIGQLASPVLGLTTWRQPIEEITAATARQVLRRLTGESAPQHTELTGSLIRGRTLPTAPWTSDSVGVTPRPSQR; this comes from the coding sequence ATGGCTGACCGCATCACCATTGCGGACGTCGCTGCCGCCGCCGGAGTCTCGAAGTCGGCGGCCAGCCGCGCCCTGCTCGCACAACCGGGTGTCTCCGATGACGCCAAACAGCACATCGAGGCAGTCGCGGCCCGGCTCGGATATGTCAAAGACATTCGCGCCCAAGCATTGAAGGCAAAGAACACCAATATCGTCGGAGTGTTCGTCCGTTCCGTGCGGCTGTCGTTCTACGGTGAGATGATCGCTCACCTTCAAGAACACCTCGAGGAGGCGGGATTCGCACTCGCGGTGGGCACGGCCTCGGCCGGTACCACGACCGCCGATGCGTTGGCCGGACTGCTCGGGCTACGGCCCGAAGCGCTCGTCATCGCCTCCGGACGGATACCTGAGCCGCAGATCGTTCCGGTCGCTCGGCGGCTCCCAACCGTCCTGATGGGACGTTCGAGCGCCGCGCCGTCGATCGGATCGGTCTGCGACGACGGTCGTGGGGCGGAAGTGCTTGCAGGGCTGATCACCCATGCCGGTCACCGCGTCGTGGGGGTGTTGCATGTGGCTGCAGAGCATTCGACGACCCTGTATCAACGCTCGACCCGGATGCAGCGAGCGCTGGCCGCGGCCGGTGTCGACACCGTCACGATTCCCCGTGCGGCCGACGGCGACCATCCCGACCCGGGTGCCCTTGCCCGCTGCCTCGACCACGTCTCGGTCATCATGTGCCCCAACGACCCCACCCTGTTGAGCACGTGGGAACAGCTCACCGCGCTCGGCATCCGAGTGCCCGAGGACATAGCACTCACCGGATACGACGGAATCGGCCAACTCGCCAGCCCCGTCCTCGGTCTGACCACCTGGAGGCAGCCAATCGAGGAAATCACCGCGGCCACGGCTCGGCAGGTCTTGCGCCGGTTGACCGGCGAAAGCGCACCTCAGCACACCGAGCTCACAGGGAGTCTGATTCGCGGACGAACACTACCGACGGCGCCCTGGACAAGTGACAGCGTTGGCGTCACACCTCGTCCGTCCCAGCGATGA
- a CDS encoding VOC family protein, with amino-acid sequence MRPSSASPAIITPNVTESRSFYQKYLGARLIFDCGWFINLEFGKGLSVQFMEPQEGMAACKAAGLTYNFCVEDVDAEYQHLIGLGLTPETSPEDHPWGDRGFTVLDPNGVSLYIYSDIEPAPEFKSAFRTA; translated from the coding sequence ATGCGCCCGTCGTCGGCATCGCCTGCAATCATCACGCCCAATGTCACTGAATCACGGAGCTTCTACCAGAAGTACCTCGGTGCCCGGCTGATCTTCGATTGCGGCTGGTTCATCAACCTGGAGTTCGGAAAAGGACTCTCGGTTCAGTTCATGGAGCCGCAGGAAGGTATGGCGGCCTGTAAGGCTGCCGGGCTCACCTACAACTTCTGCGTCGAGGACGTGGATGCCGAGTACCAACATCTGATCGGACTCGGCCTCACGCCGGAAACTTCCCCGGAGGACCACCCCTGGGGAGACCGAGGGTTCACAGTGCTCGACCCCAACGGCGTCAGTCTCTACATCTACTCCGACATCGAACCGGCCCCAGAGTTCAAGTCGGCCTTCCGTACCGCTTGA
- a CDS encoding DUF1801 domain-containing protein, with amino-acid sequence MQEKIESFLTSLEALDDDRHEIICRVRDRLLAKHPGLDEKFQYGGILFYDGAQAYCGLFARKDYVTLELGNAAYIEDSFGYLEGRGTKEGRRHLRLHTLSDVADKHVEDYLDLTWETF; translated from the coding sequence ATGCAGGAAAAGATCGAGTCCTTCTTGACGAGCCTTGAGGCTCTTGATGACGATCGCCACGAGATCATCTGCCGCGTGCGCGACAGACTGCTTGCGAAACACCCCGGGCTTGACGAGAAGTTCCAGTACGGCGGGATCCTGTTCTACGACGGAGCGCAGGCCTACTGTGGGCTCTTTGCACGCAAGGACTACGTGACCCTGGAACTCGGAAACGCCGCCTACATCGAGGATTCCTTCGGCTACCTCGAAGGCAGAGGCACCAAAGAGGGCCGCCGCCACCTTCGCCTCCACACGCTCTCGGACGTCGCAGACAAGCACGTAGAGGACTACCTCGATCTCACCTGGGAGACGTTCTAG
- a CDS encoding helix-turn-helix domain-containing protein — translation MIYYRSWPDASPAGTLWRVISDEPQHRILPDGVMDLVCSDGKFMFAGPDTKAVSVKVPSGSATWGLHLAPGVAHALIGIPANDVRGERVALDDLVSLPASLVDAAYQDPETALTALVHTLWIRAAVNVNELRLAASLDRAARNGLSVTAIAEEHYLSERSLRRLSDHLFGYGPKTLTSIHRFRRALRLLRGGTSFGETAAKAGYADQAHLSREVKRLTGTTLTALLN, via the coding sequence ATGATCTACTACCGATCCTGGCCCGATGCGAGCCCCGCTGGGACACTCTGGCGCGTCATTTCCGACGAGCCTCAACACCGAATACTCCCCGATGGTGTCATGGATCTGGTGTGCTCCGACGGCAAGTTCATGTTCGCAGGGCCGGATACGAAGGCAGTCTCGGTCAAGGTGCCGTCCGGCAGCGCGACGTGGGGCCTTCACCTCGCGCCGGGCGTTGCGCACGCGCTGATCGGCATTCCTGCCAACGACGTACGTGGCGAACGAGTGGCACTTGACGATCTTGTCAGCCTGCCCGCTTCGCTTGTCGACGCCGCCTACCAGGACCCTGAAACGGCTCTGACGGCTCTGGTGCACACCCTATGGATTCGTGCCGCCGTCAACGTCAATGAGCTTCGGCTCGCCGCTTCGCTCGATCGCGCCGCGCGAAACGGACTCAGTGTGACCGCCATTGCGGAGGAGCACTACCTGTCCGAGCGATCATTGCGGCGCCTGAGCGATCACCTGTTCGGATACGGACCCAAAACGCTCACCTCGATTCACCGATTCCGGCGGGCCCTGCGGCTACTGCGGGGAGGAACCTCCTTCGGTGAAACCGCGGCAAAGGCCGGCTACGCCGACCAGGCCCACCTGTCACGCGAAGTCAAACGATTGACCGGAACAACGCTCACCGCACTACTCAACTAG
- a CDS encoding oxidoreductase, producing the protein MTDPLQPLLDLPGVRDAADRARDALGEVHRHKTNRRGWPQTATEASVRAARASASIDGGSTELPTPGTVGDQVLSGALRVAQALDGDALTVILPTWQRAPLQVLARLHLLAAADLVTDPEELGRPRADREVGQRLDMLAQLVTGGTKAPAPVLAAIVHGELLTLRPFGVADGIVARAASRLVATSTGLDPHNLGVPEVSWMRRAPAYRDGIAGFASGTAEGVGSWVILCCGALEAGAREAMSIADAAAG; encoded by the coding sequence GTGACTGATCCCCTGCAGCCGCTGCTCGACCTGCCTGGTGTCCGCGATGCCGCGGATCGCGCTCGCGATGCGCTCGGCGAGGTGCACCGGCACAAGACCAACCGGCGGGGCTGGCCGCAGACGGCCACGGAGGCGTCCGTTCGCGCAGCGCGTGCGTCGGCGTCGATCGACGGTGGGTCGACTGAGTTGCCGACGCCCGGGACCGTTGGTGATCAGGTACTTTCTGGTGCGTTGCGGGTCGCCCAGGCGCTCGACGGCGACGCGCTCACCGTCATCCTGCCGACCTGGCAGCGGGCACCCCTGCAGGTGCTCGCTCGTCTCCATCTGCTTGCGGCCGCCGATCTGGTCACCGATCCGGAGGAGTTGGGGCGCCCGCGCGCGGACCGTGAGGTCGGTCAGCGTCTGGACATGCTCGCGCAGCTCGTGACCGGCGGAACCAAGGCGCCCGCGCCGGTACTTGCGGCGATCGTGCACGGAGAACTGCTGACGTTGCGGCCGTTCGGTGTCGCCGACGGCATCGTTGCCCGTGCCGCGTCCAGGCTCGTGGCCACATCGACGGGGTTGGACCCCCACAATCTCGGTGTGCCCGAGGTGAGCTGGATGCGTCGGGCTCCGGCTTACCGCGACGGTATCGCCGGGTTCGCGTCGGGGACCGCCGAGGGTGTCGGGAGCTGGGTGATCCTGTGCTGCGGCGCGCTCGAAGCCGGCGCCCGAGAGGCGATGTCGATCGCAGATGCCGCCGCCGGCTGA